The following coding sequences lie in one Epinephelus moara isolate mb chromosome 17, YSFRI_EMoa_1.0, whole genome shotgun sequence genomic window:
- the LOC126404217 gene encoding uncharacterized protein LOC126404217 isoform X1, producing the protein MKSIVQTFIQGKQLTGGIPAGDVIIQQFTSLLSVEGRDEEFVSFQPLKQRLDVFLHSKLSTSHPELLRFCQSVLLLSHGQATVERGFSVNKEVETCNLLDESLEALRLICDEVSGCGGILKVPVTKELLASAASARSQYRLYLEHERKKKESAAQGLKRKAAEDELEDLRNKRRVLSSVTESLQIDADKLADMAEGKAGTKMAELITKSNTLRRRFKDKKAELLQMDKIIEEKATQLRHL; encoded by the exons ATGAAGAGTATAGTACAAACGTTCATCCAGGGAAAACAGTTGACAGGTGGCATTCCAGCTG GTGATGTCATCATTCAGCAGTTCACGTCCTTACTCTCTGTTGAGGGCAGAGATGAAGAATTTGTGTCCTTTCAACCACTGAAGCAGCGTCTGGATGTCTTTCTGCACTCCAAACTCAGCACGTCCCACCCTGAGCTGCTAAGGTTCTGCCAAAgtgttctcctcctctcccatgGACAAGCCACCGTAGAGAGGGGCTTCTCAGTTAACAAGGAGGTGGAAACGTGTAACCTTCTTGATGAATCTCTTGAAGCACTGAGATTAATTTGTGATGAGGTCAGCGGCTGTGGTGGCATTCTCAAAGTGCCTGTGACCAAGGAGCTCCtggcctctgctgcttcagCAAGGTCACAGTACAGGCTATACCTGGAGCATGAacgaaaaaagaaagagagtgcTGCACAAGGACTCAAGAGGAAAGCAGCGGAGGATGAGCTTGAGGACCTCCGGAACAAGCGCCGGGTACTCAGCAGTGTGACTGAGTCACTCCAAATAGACGCAGACAAGTTAGCTGACATGGCTGAGGGAAAGGCAGGAACGAAGATGGCCGAGCTAATCACAAAGTCTAACACTCTTCGCAGAAGATTCAAAGACAAAAAAGCTGAACTGCTACAAATGGACAAAATAATAGAGGAAAAGGCCACACAGTTGAGGCACTTgtaa
- the LOC126404217 gene encoding uncharacterized protein LOC126404217 isoform X2, translating into MHFLFHNVPARREDFTNLTRSSCFPLPFCGHRWIENVPVAERAIAVWPMLQMYVDAAEKKVQKPNTASYDTILAAQGDPLIIPKLQFFLAISRSFNPFLTRYQTDEPVLPFLAKDLTELLMSLLRRFVKREILQDRTPRQLTQIEVSEEKNWVSLRNLDIGLGAECAIKVMSSFSSSRPYSLLRAEMKNLCPFNH; encoded by the exons ATGCATTTTCTATTCCACAATGTTCCTGCCCGGAGAGAGGACTTCACCAACCTTACCAGGTCCTCTTGCTTTCCCCTTCCTTTCTGTGGCCATAGATGGATCGAAAATGTTCCAGTGGCAGAGAGAGCAATAGCAGTTTGGCCCATGCTTCAAATGTACGTGGATGCTGCAGAGAAGAAGGTCCAAAAACCCAACACGGCCTCATACGACACCATCTTGGCAGCACAAGGGGACCCTCTTATTATCCCGAAACTGCAGTTCTTTCTTGCCATATCAAGAAGCTTTAACCCCTTCTTAACCAGATACCAAACGGACGAGCCAGTGTTGCCATTTTTGGCCAAAGATTTGACCGAGCTCTTGATG AGTTTACTGCGGCGGTTTGTGAAACGGGAGATCCTACAGGACCGAACCCCCCGGCAGCTGACCCAAATTGAGGTGTCTGAGGAGAAGAACTGGGTCTCCCTTAGAAATCTTGACATAGGCCTGGGTGCTGAGTGTGCCATCAAG GTGATGTCATCATTCAGCAGTTCACGTCCTTACTCTCTGTTGAGGGCAGAGATGAAGAATTTGTGTCCTTTCAACCACTGA